In the genome of Streptomyces violaceoruber, the window ACCCCCAGACCGGGTGGAACGAGCACTCGGAGGCGCAGTACCGCCTGGCCCGCCGCACCTGCGGCTTCTCCGCGCGCAACTTCCTCGCCAACGGCATCTCCTGCATCCTCGACGACGCGGTCTTCCCGGACCGCCCGGTCGTCGGCCTCGGCGGCTGGAAGCGGCACGTCGGCCCCGGCCTGCTCCCCGTCGTCCTCCTGCCGGGCCTGGACATCGTCCTGGAGCGCAACGCCGAACGCAGCGGCAACCGGCGCCTCACCGACGAGGAGGTCGCCCGCATCCACGGCCGCATGGCCGGCTGGTACGGCTCCGGCCTCCCCATCATCGACAACTCCCAACTCGACATCCCGGAAACCGCCCACCTCCTCGACGAGGTCCTCTCCCGCTCGATAGCCAGCCCCCCGAACTGGTAGACGCCGTTCAGGCCAGCGCCCCATAGGGGCGCGGGGAACTGCGCGAGAAACCCCCACCGGCCTGTCAGGCGCCATACGACAAGAAGACCCACCCCAGTTGGCGCGCCCCGCATCTCCCGGCCCCGCCCACTCGGCCCACCCGAGCGGCGCCCCCACCGGCGGAGCCATACGCTCGGCTCATGTCAGAGGTCTACGCGGCCCGCCGGACGCGCCTACGGGAACGCTGCAACGCGGGCGGCAGCGCGGCGGCGCTCGTCTCCCGGCCCGCCAACGTGCGCTATCTCGCGGGCGCCGCCCCGCACGGCGCCGTGCTGCTCCTCGGCAGGACCGAGGATCTGCTGGTCTGCTCGGGCTCGCCGGACGACCGGCCGACGCAGGGCCGCCCCGACGAGTCGCTGCCGGTGCGTGCGCTGTCCGGCCCCGGCGGCGATCCCGCCGTCGCGGCCACCGACCTCGCCGCGGACCAGGGCGCCGAGTCCCTCGCCACCGAGGACCACCACCTCACCGTGGTCCGGCACCGCGCCATGCGCTCGGTCGCGCCGGCGCTGCGCCTGACCGACCTCGGCCAGGCCGTCGAGCAGCTGAGGGTGGTGAAGGACGAGGAGGAGATCTCCTGCCTGCGCATCGGCGCCGAGATCGCCGACCAGGCGCTCGGCGAGCTCCTGGAGTCCATCCTGGTCGGCCGCACCGAGCGGCACCTCGCCCTGGAGCTGGAACGCCGCCTCGTCGACCACGGCGCCGACGGCCCCGCCTTCCCCACCTCCGTCGGCACCGGACCCAACTCGGGGCGCCGCGGTCACCGGCCCACCGACCGGCGGGTCGAGGAGGGCGACTTCCTCTCCGTGTGCCTGGGCGCGACGTACCGCGGCTACCGTTGCGAGATCGGCCGTACGTTCGTCATCGGCACCTCGCCGGCCGACTGGCAGATCGAGTTGTACGACCTCGTCTTCTCGGCCCAGCGCGCCGGACGGGAGGCCCTCGCACCCGGCGCCGCCTGCCGCGACGTGGACCGCGCGGCCCGCCAGCCGCTGGACTCCGCGGGGTACGCCGAGCACCTTCCGGCACTCACCGGGCACGGTGTCGGACTCGAAATCGACGAGGACCCTCAGTTGGCCCCCGCGGCCATGGGTAAACTGGACGCTTGTGTGCCGGTCACCGTCGAACCGGGGGTTCACCTCCCGGGCCGGGGCGGGGTCCGGATCGATGACACGCTCGTCGTGCGCCCCGAGGCGGACGGCGGACCCGAGCTACTCACCATCACGACCAAGGAGCTGCTCGCGCTCTAGCCTCGCGCTGTGCGCGCAACCCCGGGGTCGTCCACGTCAGTCCAGTCCAGGAGATTCCCAAACCGTGGCTTCCACGAACGACCTCAAGAACGGCCTGGTGCTCAAGCTCGAAGGCGGCCAGCTCTGGTCCGTCGTCGAGTTCCAGCACGTCAAGCCCGGCAAGGGCCCGGCCTTCGTGCGCACCAAGCTGAAGAACGTGCTTTCCGGCAAGGTGGTCGACAAGACCTTCAACGCCGGCGTCAAGGTCGAGACGGCCACTGTCGACAAGCGTGACATGCAGTTCTCGTACATGGACGGCGACTACTTCGTCTTCATGGACATGGAGACGTACGACCAGCTGATGATCGACCGCAAGGTCGTCGGCGACGCCGCCAACTTCCTCGTCGAGGGCTTCGAGGCCACCGTCGCGCAGCACGAGGGCGAGGTGCTCTTCGTCGAGCTGCCGGCCGCCGTCGAGCTGACCATCCAGGAGACCGAGCCCGGCGTCCAGGGCGACCGCTCCACAGGCGGCACCAAGCCGGCCACCCTGGAGACCGGTCACCAGATCAACGTCCCGCTCTTCATCACCACCGGTGAGAAGATCAAGGTCGACACCCGTACGAGCGACTACCTCGGCCGGGTGAACAGCTAACCGTGGCTGCTCGCAATACGGCCCGCAAGCGCGCCTTCCAGATCCTCTTCGAGGGCGATCAGCGCGGCGCCGACGTCCTGACGGTGCTCGCCGACTGGGTCCGGCACTCCCGGTCCGACACCCGGCAGCCGCCGGTGAGCGAGTACACGATGGAGCTGGTGGAGGGCTACGCCGGTAGGGCCGAGCGCATCGACGAGCTGATCGCCCAGTACTCGGTCGACTGGACGCTCGACCGGATGCCGGTCGTCGACCGCAACATCCTGCGCCTGGGCGCGTACGAGCTGCTGTGGGTCGACGCGACCCCGGACGCCGTCGTCCTGGACGAGATGGTGCAGCTGGCGAAGGAGTTCTCCACCGACGAGTCGCCCGCGTTCATCAACGGGCTGCTGGGCCGGCTGAAGGAACTGAAGCCCTCGTTGCGCCGCGAGTAGCTCCGCTGGTGGTGCGAGGACGTGACGCCGTGGGCGGTGCGGTGGGACGAACGGCCGCGGGCCGACCGTGGCCGGTCGCGCAGTTCCCCGCGCCCCTTACGGGCGCGCCGAGCCTACGACGGGTAAAAAGCCGCCGGGGTGGCCGGGACCGTACGAACGGTTCCGGCCACCCCGGCGGCACGTTTCTGCTGAGGTGGTGGGGGCTCAGAGCTCGTCGTGGGACGCCACCGCGCGGCGCGCGTCCGCGTCCAGGACGCCCCAGCTGATCAGCTGCTCGGTGAGGACCGAGGGCGACTGGTCGTAGATGACGGCGAGTGTGCGCAGGTCGTCCTGGCGGATCGAGAGCACCTTGCCGTTGTAGTCACCGCGCTGCGACTGGATCGTGGCCGCGTACCGCTGGAGCGGGCCCGCCTTCTCGGCCGGCACGGTGGCCAGCCGCTCCAGGTCCAGGACCAGCTTCGGCGGCGGCTCGGCGGCGCCGCCCGGGGTGGTGCCCGGCAGCAGCTCCTGCACGGGGACGCCGTAGAAGTCCGCCAGCTCGGCGAGGCGCTGCACGGTCACGGCACGGTCGCCGCGCTCGTACGAACCGACCACGACGGCCTTCCAGCGGCCCTGGGACTTCTCCTCGACACCGTGGAGGGAAAGGCCCTGCTGGGTGCGGATGGCCCGGAGCTTGGCCCCGAGCTGTTTGGCGTATTCGCTGGACATATGGCTCCCCGGACAAGGTGTCGACGCGGCAGGCTGTGTTGTCGGCCGCGCGGCTGGTAACTCACTGTGAGGTTACGCAGCGTTACTCTGCTGCGTCAAGCCGAATGGTCCGCACCGACTCTTCCGTGGTATTCGCCATCCATTACTCCGTGCGGGTGATCGATGTGGGGCAGAGGAGTGACGGGGGAGTGTCAGGGGGGTCATCGGAGAGGTTCTGTGAGCCTGCTACCGTAGGTGGCGCATATCCGACGTCCTTTAAGGTCCGTCCCGTGAGGCGGAGAAGGGGGTCCGTTTCGTATGGACAAGCAACAGGACCAGCAGCAGGAAGCCCGGCCCGTTCTCGAAGGGCCCGACATCGCGCGGGTGCTGACCCGCATCGCCCACGAGATCGTCGAACGCGCCAAGGGCGCCGACGACGTGGTGCTCCTCGGCATCCCGACCCGGGGCGTCTTCCTCGCCCGGCGGCTCGCCGACAAGCTGGAGCAGATCACCGAACGCAAGATGCCGGTCGGCTCGCTGGACATCACCATGTACCGCGACGACCTGCGCATGCATCCGCCGCGCGCCCTGGCCCGCACCGAGATCCCCGGTGACGGCATCGACGGCCGCCTCGTCGTCCTCGTCGACGACGTGCTCTTCTCCGGCCGCACCATCCGCGCCGCCCTCGACGCGCTGAACGACATCGGCCGCCCGCGCGCGGTGCAGCTCGCCGTACTCGTCGACCGCGGCCACCGCGAACTGCCCATCCGCGCCGACTACGTCGGCAAGAACCTCCCGACGTCGCTGCGGGAGACGGTCAAGGTCCAGCTCGCCGAGGAGGACGGTCGCGACACCGTGCTGCTCGGTGCCAAGCCGGCCGCCCCGGGCGCCCACCCCTAGCACCCCGCGTACGCACCCCTTCGTGCCGTACGCGTGCTCGGCGCGCCCCCGCACGCGCCCGGCCGCCCGAATTATCCCGCTCTTCCGCATGAATCGCCTTACGGAGCCTGACAGATGCAGCGTCATCTCATCTCGGCCGCCGACCTCACCCGCGACGACGCCGTCCTGATCCTCGACACCGCCGAGGAGATGGCCCGGGTCGCGGACCGGCCGATCAAGAAACTGCCGACCCTGCGCGGCCGCACCGTCGTCAACCTCTTCTTCGAGGACTCCACCCGGACCCGGATCTCCTTCGAGGCCGCCGAGAAGCGGCTGTCCGCGGACGTCATCAACTTCACCGCCAAGGGATCCAGCGTCTCCAAGGGCGAGTCCCTCAAGGACACCGCCCAGACCCTGGAGGCGATGGGCGTCGACGCCGTCGTCATCCGGCACAGCGCCTCCGGCGCCCCCTACCGCCTGGCCACCTCCGGCTGGATCGACGCCGCCGTGGTCAACGCCGGGGACGGCACCCACCAGCACCCCACCCAGGCCCTGCTCGACGCCTTCACCATGCGCCGCCGCCTGGTCGGCCGCGACGCCGGGCTCGGCAAGGACCTGGACGGCCGCCGGATCACCCTCGTCGGCGACATCCTGCACAGCCGCGTCGCTCGCTCCAACGTCGACCTGCTGCACACCCTCGGCGCCGAGGTCACCCTCGTCGCCCCGCCCACCCTGCTGCCGGTCGGCGTCGAGACCTGGCCCTGCGAGGTCTCCTACGACCTCGACTCCACGCTGCCCAAGTCCGACGCGGTGATGCTGCTGCGCGTGCAGCGCGAGCGGATGAACGCCGCGTTCTTCCCCACCGAGCGCGAGTACTCCCGCCGCTACGGCCTCGACGGCGACCGCATGGCGAAGATGCCCGACCACGCCATCGTGATGCACCCCGGCCCCATGGTCCGCGGCATGGAGATCACCGCCGAGGTCGCCGACTCCGACCGCTGCACCGTCGTCGAGCAGGTCGCCAACGGCGTCTCCATCCGGATGGCCGTCCTCTACCTGCTGCTCGGCGGCAACGAGCCCGCCGTGTCCCACGCCCGCCCCACCGAGGAGAAGTAAGACGATGAGCAAGACCCTGATCCGCGGTGCGAAGGTGCTCGGCGGCGAGCCGCAGGACGTGCTGATCGACGGGACCGTCGTCGAGGCGGTCGGCACGAACCTGTCCGCCGAGGGCGCGGAGGTCGTCGAGGCCGACGGCAAGGTGCTGCTGCCGGGCCTGGTGGACCTGCACACCCACCTGCGCGAGCCCGGCCGCGAGGACTCCGAGACCGTCCTCACCGGCACCCGCGCGGCCGCGAGCGGCGGCTACACCAACGTCTTCGCCATGGCCAACACCTTCCCGGTCGCCGACACCGCCGGCGTCGTCGAGCAGGTCTGGCGGCTCGGCCAGGAGTCCGGCTACTGCGACGTGCAGCCCATCGGCGCCGTCACCGTCGGCCTGGAGGGCGCCAAGCTCGCCGAGCTGGGCGCCATGCACGAGTCCGCGGCCGGCGTCACCGTCTTCTCCGACGACGGCAAGTGCGTCCACGACGCCGTGATCATGCGCCGCGCCCTGGAGTACGTGAAGGCCTTCAACGGCGTCGTCGCCCAGCACGCCCAGGAGCCCCGGCTCACCGAGGGCGCCCAGATGAACGAGGGCGTCGTCTCCGCCGAGCTGGGCCTCGGCGGCTGGCCCGCCGTCGCCGAGGAGTCGGTCATCGCCCGGGACGTGCTGCTCGCCGAGCACGTCGGCTCCCGCGTGCACATCTGCCACCTGTCGACCGCCGGCTCCGTCGAGATCGTCCGCTGGGCCAAGTCCCGCGGCATCGACGTCACCGCCGAGGTCACCCCGCACCACCTGCTCCTCACCGACGAGCTGGTCCGGTCGTACAACCCGGTCTACAAGGTCAACCCGCCGCTGCGCACCGAGCGCGACGTCATGGCGCTGCGCGAGGCGCTCGCCGACGGCACGATCGACATCGTCGCCACCGACCACGCCCCGCACCCGCACGAGGACAAGGACTGCGAGTGGGCCGCCGCCGCCATGGGGATGGTGGGCCTGGAGACCGCGCTGTCCGTGGTGCAGGAGACCATGGTGGACACGGGCCTGCTGGACTGGGCCGGCGTCGCCGACCGGATGTCCTTCAAGCCCGCCAAGATCGGACAGGCCACCGGACACGGCCGTCCCGTCTCGGCCGGTGAGCCCGCCAACCTCACCCTGGTCGATGCGGCATACCGTGGCCAGGTGGACCCCGCGGGCTTCGCCTCGCGCAGTCGCAACACCCCCTACGAGGGGCGTGAGCTGCCGGGCCGTGTGACGCACACGTGGCTGCGGGGCAAGGCCACGCTCGTCGACGGGAAGCTCACGTGACATCTGTAGCACCGGTAATCCTGCTGGCCGCCGAGAAGGAATCGGCGGAAGTGACCGACTGGGCCGCCCGGGTCGGCTGGGTCGTGGGCCTCGGCCTCTTCGTCGCGCTCGTCTACTGGCTGATGCGCGAGGGCTGGAAGTGGCGCGGCACGCTCCAGGGCGACCTGCCCGAGCTGCCCGCCGCGCCGGACGAGCCCGGCCCGGCGAAACTGAGCATGAGCGGCCGCTACCACGGCTCCACCACCGCCGGGCAGTGGCTGGACCGCATCGTCGCGCACGGCCTGGGCACCCGCAGCCGGGTCGAGCTGACCCTGACCGACGCGGGACTGGACGTCGTACGCCCCGGCGCGGCGGACTTCTTCGTCCCCGTCGCCGCGCTGCGCGAGGCCCGGCTCGACAAGGGCATCGCCGGCAAGGTCCTCACCGAGGGCGGCCTGCTGGTCGTCACCTGGGCGCACGGCGACAAGCTGATCGACTCCGGCTTCCGCTCCGACCACGCGGCCGAGCACAACGAGTGGGTCGACACACTGAACGACATGATCAACAAGACGGAAACGGAAGGCGCACGATGACGACCTCCACCAGGGGAGCCCACCGGACTCCCGCCGTACTCGTCCTGGAGGACGGCCGGATCTTCCGAGGCCGTGCCTACGGGGCCGTGGGGGCCACCTTCGGCGAAGCCGTGTTCTCCACCGGCATGACCGGCTACCAGGAGACCCTCACCGACCCGTCGTACCACCGCCAGGTCGTCGTGATGACCGCCCCGCACGTCGGGAACACCGGCATCAACGACGAGGACATGGAGTCCAGGAGGATCTGGGTCTCCGGCTACGTCGTGCGCGACCCCGCGCGCGTGCCGTCCAACTGGCGCTCGACGCGCTCCCTCGACCAGGAACTGGCCGCCCAGGGCGTCGTCGGCATCTCCGGCATCGACACCCGTGCCCTCACCCGCCACCTGCGCGAGCGCGGCGCCATGCGGGTCGGCATCTTCTCCGGCAACGCGCTGCCCGACGAGGGCACCATGCTCGCCGAGGTCCGCCAGGCCCCCGAGATGAGCGGCGCCGACCTGTCCGCCGAGGTCGCCACCACCGAGGCGTACGTCGTCCCGGCGATCGGTGAGAAGAAGTTCACCGTCGCCGCCGTCGACCTCGGCATCAAGGGCATGACCCCGCACCGCATGGCCGAGCGCGGCATCGAGGTGCACGTGCTGCCCGCCACGGCCACGGTCGACGACGTCTACGCCGTCGAGCCGGACGGCGTGTTCTTCTCCAACGGCCCCGGCGACCCCGCCACCGCCGACCACCCGGTCTCCGTGATGCAGGGCGTCCTGGAGCGCGGCACCCCGCTCTTCGGCATCTGCTTCGGCAACCAGATCCTGGGCCGCGCCCTCGGCTTCGGCACCTTCAAGCTGAAGTACGGCCACCGCGGCATCAACCAGCCCGTGCAGGACCGTACGACCGGCAAGGTCGAGGTCACCGCGCACAACCACGGATTCGCCGTCGACGCCCCGCTCGACCAGGTGTCCGACACCCCCTACGGCCGCGCCGAGGTCTCCCACGTCTGCCTCAACGACAACGTGGTGGAGGGGCTCCAGCTCCTCGACCGGCCGGCCTTCAGCGTCCAGTACCACCCCGAAGCGGCAGCCGGCCCGCACGACGCCGCCTACCTGTTCGACCGCTTCGTGAACCTCATGGAGGGCCAGCGTGCCTAAGCGCACCGATATCCAGTCCGTCCTGGTCATCGGCTCCGGCCCGATCGTCATCGGCCAGGCCGCCGAGTTCGACTACTCCGGCACCCAGGCGTGCCGCGTGCTCAAGGCCGAGGGCCTGCGCGTCGTCCTGGTCAACTCCAACCCGGCGACGATCATGACCGACCCGGAGATCGCCGACGCCACCTACGTCGAGCCGATCACCCCCGAGTTCGTCGAGAAGATCATCGCCAAGGAGCGCCCCGACGCCCTCCTGCCCACGCTCGGCGGCCAGACGGCCCTGAACACCGCGATCTCCCTGCACGGCAACGGCGTCCTGGAGAAGTACGGCGTCGAACTGATCGGCGCCAATGTGGAGGCCATCAACAAGGGCGAGGACCGCGACCTGTTCAAGGAGGTCGTCGAGGAGGTCCGCAAGAAGATCGGCCACGGCGAGTCCGCCCGGTCCTACATCTGCCACTCCATGGACGACGTCCTCAAGGGCGTCGACGCGCTCGGCGGCTACCCCGTCGTCGTCCGCCCCTCCTTCACCATGGGCGGCGCCGGCTCCGGCTTCGCCCACGACGAGGACGAACTGCGCCGCATCGCCGGACAGGGCCTCACCCTCTCGCCGACCACCGAGGTGCTCCTGGAGGAGTCCATCCTCGGCTGGAAGGAGTACGAGCTGGAGCTGATGCGCGACAAGAACGACAACGTCGTGGTCGTCTGCTCCATCGAGAACTTCGACCCCATGGGCGTGCACACCGGCGACTCGATCACCGTCGCGCCCGCGATGACGCTGACCGACCGCGAGTACCAGACCCTGCGCGACGTCGGCATCGCGATCATCCGCGAGGTCGGCGTCGACACCGGCGGCTGCAACATCCAGTTCGCGGTGAACCCCGAGGACGGTCGCGTGATCGTCATCGAGATGAACCCGCGGGTGTCGCGCTCCTCGGCCCTCGCCTCGAAGGCGACCGGCTTCCCCATCGCCAAGATCGCCGCGAAGCTCGCCGTCGGCTACACCCTCGACGAGATCCCGAACGACATCACGCAGGAGACCCCGGCCTCCTTCGAGCCGACCCTCGACTACGTGGTCGTCAAGGCCCCGCGGTTCGCCTTCGAGAAGTTCCCGAGCGCCGACTCCACGCTGACCACGACCATGAAGTCGGTCGGCGAGGCCATGGCCATCGGCCGCAACTTCACCGAGGCCTTCCAGAAGGCGCTGCGCTCGCTGGAGAAGAAGGGCAGCCAGTTCACCTTCGTCGGCGAGCCCGGCGACAAGGATGAGCTGCTGCGCGAGGCCGTGCGGCCCACCGACGGCCGCATCAACGCCGTCATGCAGGCCATCCGCGCGGGCGCCACCCCGGAGGAGGTCTTCGACGCCACGAAGATCGACCCCTGGTTCGTCGACCAGCTCTTCCTCATCAAGGAGATCGCCGACGAGATCGCCGAGAGCCGCGAGCTGACCGCCGACCTGATCACCGAGGCCAAGCGGCACGGCTTCTCCGACCAGCAGATCGCCGAGATCAGCGGCCTGGGCGAGGACGTCGTCCGCCAGGTGCGGCACGCGCTCGGCGTCCGCCCGGTCTACAAGACGGTCGACACCTGCGCCGCCGAGTTCGCCGCGCGGACGCCGTACTTCTACTCCTCCTACGACGAGGAGAGCGAGGTCGCGCCCCGCGAGAAGCCCGCGGTGATCATCCTGGGCTCCGGTCCCAACCGCATCGGCCAGGGCATCGAGTTCGACTACTCCTGCGTCCACGCCTCCTTCGCGCTGTCCGACGCCGGGTACGAGACCGTGATGGTCAACTGCAACCCCGAGACCGTCTCCACCGACTACGACACCTCCGACCGGCTCTACTTCGAGCCGCTCACCCTGGAGGACGTTCTGGAGATCGTCCACGCCGAGCAGCAGGCCGGTCCCGTCGCGGGTGTGATCGTCCAGCTCGGTGGCCAGACCCCGCTGGGCCTGTCCCAGGCGCTCAAGGACAACGGCGTGCCGGTCGTCGGCACCTCCCCGGAGGCCATCCACGCCGCCGAGGACCGCGGCGCCTTCGGCCGGGTCCTGGCCGAGGCCGGGCTCCCGGCCCCCAAGCACGGCACCGCCACCACCTTCGGCGAGGCCAAGGCCATCGCCGACGAGATCGGCTACCCGGTCCTGGTGCGGCCCTCCTACGTCCTCGGCGGACGCGGCATGGAGATCGTCTACGACGAGACCCGCCTCGAGACGTACATCGCCGAGTCGACCGAGATCAGCCCGTCCCGGCCGGTCCTGGTCGACCGCTTCCTGGACGACGCGATCGAGATCGACGTCGACGCCCTGTACGACGGCGAGGAGCTGTACCTCGGCGGTGTCATGGAGCACATCGAGGAGGCCGGCATCCACTCCGGCGACTCGGCGTGCGCCCTGCCCCCGATCACGCTGGGCGGATTCGACATCAAGCGGCTGCGCGCCTCCACCGAGGGCATCGCCAAGGGCGTCGGCGTGCGCGGCCTGATCAACATCCAGTTCGCGCTGGCCGGGGACATCCTCTATGTCCTGGAGGCCAACCCGCGCGCCTCGCGCACCGTGCCCTTCACCTCGAAGGCGACCGCGGTGCCGCTGGCCAAGGCCGCCGCCCGCATCTCGCTGGGCGCCACCATCGCCGAGCTGCGCGCCGAGGGCCTGCTCCCGGCGCTCGGCGACGGCGGCACCCTGCCGCTGGACGCGCCGATCTCCGTCAAGGAGGCCGTGATGCCGTGGTCCCGCTTCCGGGACATCCACGGCCGCGGCGTCGACACGGTGCTCGGCCCGGAGATGCGCTCCACCGGCGAGGTCATGGGCATCGACTCCGTCTTCGGCACGGCGTACGCCAAGTCGCAGGCCGGCGCGTACGGGCCGCTGCCCACCAAGGGCCGCGCCTTCATCTCGGTCGCCAACCGCGACAAGCGCTCGATGATCTTCCCGGCCCGCGAGCTGGTCGCCCACGGCTTCGAGCTGATGGCCACCTCCGGCACCGCCGAGGTCCTCAAGCGCAACGGCATCAACGCCACCGTCGTGCGCAAGCAGTCCGAGGGCACCGGCCCTAACGGCGAGAAGACCATCGTCCAGCTCATCCACGACGGCGAGGTCGACCTCATCGTCAACACGCCGTACGGCACCAGCGGCCGCCTCGACGGCTACGACATCCGTACGGCGGCCGTGGCCCGCTCCGTGCCCTGCCTGACGACGGTCCAGGCGCTGGCGGCGGCGGTCCAGGGCATCGACGCCCTCAACCACGGCGACGTGGGAGTTCGCTCACTCCAGGAACACGCCGCATTCCTGATCGCCGCTCGCGACTAGCAGCCCCGAGGGGGACACCGGAAACGGTGTCCCCCTCTTCATGAGCCCCAGCGCACCACAGAGCCGCAGAGCCCCACCGAGGCTTCACGAGGACACATGTACAAGACCTTCTTCAAGCTCGTCTTCTCCCGCATGGACCCGGAGCGGGCCCACCACCTCGCCTTCCGCTGGATCCGCCTCGCCGTCCGCGTCCCCGTCCTGCGCACCTTCGTCGCCGCCGCGCTCGCGCCCCGCCACAAGGAACTGCGCACCGAGGCCCTCGGCCTGCGCATGCACGGCCCCTTCGGCCTCGCCGCCGGGTTCGACAAGAACGCGGTCGCCATCGACGGCATGGCGATGCTCGGCTTCGACCACGTCGAGATCGGCACCGTGACGGGGGAGCCGCAGCCCGGCAACCCCAAGAAGCGGCTGTTCCGCCTGGTGGCCGACCGTGCGCTGATCAACCGCATGGGCTTCAACAACGACGGCTCGCTGGCCGTCGCGGCCCGCCTGGCCTCCCGCACGCCCGTCTTCCGCACCGTCGTCGGCGTCAACATCGGCAAGACGAAGGTCGTCCCCGAGGAGGAGGCCGTCGGCGACTACGTGAAGTCCGCCGAGCGGCTGGCCCCGCACGCCGACTACCTGGTCGTCAACGTCTCCTCGCCCAACACGCCCGGCCTGCGCAACCTCCAGGCCACCGAGGC includes:
- the carB gene encoding carbamoyl-phosphate synthase large subunit, encoding MPKRTDIQSVLVIGSGPIVIGQAAEFDYSGTQACRVLKAEGLRVVLVNSNPATIMTDPEIADATYVEPITPEFVEKIIAKERPDALLPTLGGQTALNTAISLHGNGVLEKYGVELIGANVEAINKGEDRDLFKEVVEEVRKKIGHGESARSYICHSMDDVLKGVDALGGYPVVVRPSFTMGGAGSGFAHDEDELRRIAGQGLTLSPTTEVLLEESILGWKEYELELMRDKNDNVVVVCSIENFDPMGVHTGDSITVAPAMTLTDREYQTLRDVGIAIIREVGVDTGGCNIQFAVNPEDGRVIVIEMNPRVSRSSALASKATGFPIAKIAAKLAVGYTLDEIPNDITQETPASFEPTLDYVVVKAPRFAFEKFPSADSTLTTTMKSVGEAMAIGRNFTEAFQKALRSLEKKGSQFTFVGEPGDKDELLREAVRPTDGRINAVMQAIRAGATPEEVFDATKIDPWFVDQLFLIKEIADEIAESRELTADLITEAKRHGFSDQQIAEISGLGEDVVRQVRHALGVRPVYKTVDTCAAEFAARTPYFYSSYDEESEVAPREKPAVIILGSGPNRIGQGIEFDYSCVHASFALSDAGYETVMVNCNPETVSTDYDTSDRLYFEPLTLEDVLEIVHAEQQAGPVAGVIVQLGGQTPLGLSQALKDNGVPVVGTSPEAIHAAEDRGAFGRVLAEAGLPAPKHGTATTFGEAKAIADEIGYPVLVRPSYVLGGRGMEIVYDETRLETYIAESTEISPSRPVLVDRFLDDAIEIDVDALYDGEELYLGGVMEHIEEAGIHSGDSACALPPITLGGFDIKRLRASTEGIAKGVGVRGLINIQFALAGDILYVLEANPRASRTVPFTSKATAVPLAKAAARISLGATIAELRAEGLLPALGDGGTLPLDAPISVKEAVMPWSRFRDIHGRGVDTVLGPEMRSTGEVMGIDSVFGTAYAKSQAGAYGPLPTKGRAFISVANRDKRSMIFPARELVAHGFELMATSGTAEVLKRNGINATVVRKQSEGTGPNGEKTIVQLIHDGEVDLIVNTPYGTSGRLDGYDIRTAAVARSVPCLTTVQALAAAVQGIDALNHGDVGVRSLQEHAAFLIAARD
- a CDS encoding quinone-dependent dihydroorotate dehydrogenase, translating into MYKTFFKLVFSRMDPERAHHLAFRWIRLAVRVPVLRTFVAAALAPRHKELRTEALGLRMHGPFGLAAGFDKNAVAIDGMAMLGFDHVEIGTVTGEPQPGNPKKRLFRLVADRALINRMGFNNDGSLAVAARLASRTPVFRTVVGVNIGKTKVVPEEEAVGDYVKSAERLAPHADYLVVNVSSPNTPGLRNLQATEALRPLLSAVREAADRAVTARRVPLLVKIAPDLADEDVDAVADLAVELGLDGIIATNTTIAREGLGLTSSPALVGETGGLSGAPLKARSLEVLRRLYARVGDRITLVGVGGVETAEDAWERILAGATLVQGYSAFIYEGPFWGRAMHKGLAARLRQSPYATLADAVGADVRKHS